A single genomic interval of Phocoenobacter uteri harbors:
- the folE gene encoding GTP cyclohydrolase I FolE: MNTTTFEADNVRNALLEKGIETPMLTPTKNKENRKAEIQQHFQAIMELLGMDLRDDSLEETPHRLAKMYVDEIFSGLDYDTFPKITKIKNQMKVSEMVLVDEITFTSTCEHHFVTIDGSVAVAYYPKDWVIGLSKINRVVQFFAQRPQVQERFTEQVLTAFQTILNTDDVAVFVKATHFCVKCRGVKDTQSKTITSAFGGLFLQDRETRKEFLTLIKK; encoded by the coding sequence ATGAATACAACAACATTTGAAGCAGACAATGTGCGTAATGCGTTATTAGAAAAAGGCATTGAAACGCCAATGCTTACGCCGACCAAGAATAAGGAAAATCGTAAAGCTGAAATTCAGCAACATTTTCAAGCGATTATGGAATTATTAGGCATGGATTTGCGTGATGATAGTCTTGAAGAAACACCGCATCGTTTAGCTAAAATGTATGTTGATGAGATTTTTAGTGGTTTGGATTATGACACTTTTCCTAAAATCACAAAAATTAAAAATCAAATGAAAGTCAGCGAAATGGTTTTGGTTGATGAAATTACGTTTACCAGTACCTGTGAGCATCACTTTGTGACTATTGATGGCAGTGTTGCAGTCGCTTACTATCCCAAAGATTGGGTTATCGGTTTATCAAAAATCAACCGTGTTGTACAATTTTTTGCACAACGCCCACAAGTTCAAGAACGTTTTACGGAACAAGTATTAACCGCTTTTCAAACTATTTTAAACACCGATGATGTTGCTGTTTTTGTGAAAGCAACGCACTTTTGTGTGAAATGTCGTGGTGTGAAAGATACGCAGAGTAAAACTATTACCTCTGCATTTGGCGGATTATTTTTACAAGATCGTGAGACTCGTAAAGAATTTTTAACCCTTATCAAAAAATAA